A section of the Papio anubis isolate 15944 chromosome 16, Panubis1.0, whole genome shotgun sequence genome encodes:
- the LOC100999125 gene encoding protein disulfide isomerase CRELD2 has product MRLPRRAALGLLSLLLLLLPAPEAAKKPTPCQRCRGLVDKFNQGLVDTAKKNFGGGNTAWEEKTLSKYESSEIRLLEILEGLCESSDFECNQMLEAQEEHLEAWWLQLKNEYPDLFEWFCVKTLKLCCSPGTYGPDCLACQGGSQRPCSGNGHCSGDGSRQGDGSCRCHVGYQGPLCTDCMDGYFSSLRNETHSVCTACDESCKTCSGPTNRDCGECEVGWVMDEGACVDVDECAAETPPCSAAQFCKNANGSYTCEECDSSCVGCTGEGPGNCKECIPGYAREHGQCADVDECSLAEKACVRKNENCYNTPGSYVCVCPDGFEETEDACVPPAEAGEWRGSLHTAPPTWAASPGPQGLQVDWLLGLKSTQTVALG; this is encoded by the exons ATGCGCCTGCCGCGCCGGGCCGCGCTGGGGCTCTTGtcgcttctgctgctgctgctgcccgcGCCGGAGGCCGCCAAGAAGCCGACGCCCTGCCAGCGGTGCCGGGGGCTGGTGGACAAGTTTAACCAG GGGTTGGTGGACACCGCAAAGAAGAACTTTGGCGGCGGGAACACAGCTTGGGAGGAAAAGACGCTGTCCAAGTATGAGTCCAG CGAGATTCGCCTGCTGGAGATTCTGGAGGGGCTGTGCGAGAGCAGCGACTTCGAATGCAACCAGATGCTGGAGGCACAGGAGGAACACCTGGAAGCCTGGTGGCTGCAGCT GAAGAACGAGTATCCTGACTTATTCGAGTGGTTTTGTGTGAAGACGCTGAAACTGTGCTGCTCTCCAGGAACCTACGGTCCTGACTGTCTCG CATGCCAGGGTGGGTCCCAGAGGCCCTGCAGCGGGAATGGCCACTGCAGCGGAGACGGCAGCAGACAGGGTGACGGGTCCTGCCGGTGCCACGTGGGGTACCAGGGCCCACTGTGCACTGACTGCATGGACGGCTACTTCAGCTCGCTCCGGAACGAGACCCACAGCGTCTGCACAG CCTGCGACGAGTCCTGCAAGACGTGCTCGGGCCCGACCAACAGAGACTGCGGCGAGTGCGAAGTGGGCTGGGTGATGGACGAGGGCGCCTGCGTGG ACGTGGACGAGTGTGCGGCCGAGACACCTCCCTGCAGCGCCGCACAGTTCTGTAAGAATGCCAACGGCTCCTACACGTGCGAAG AGTGTGACTCCAGCTGTGTGGGCTGCACAGGGGAAGGCCCAGGAAACTGTAAAGAGTGTATCCCCGGCTACGCGAGGGAGCATGGACAGTGTGCAG ATGTAGATGAGTGCTCACTAGCAGAAAAAGCCTGTGTGAGGAAAAACGAAAACTGCTACAATACTCCAGGGAGCTACGTCTGCGTGTGTCCCGATGGCTTCGAAGAAACTGAAGATGCCTGTGTGCCGCCGGCAGAGGCTGGTGAGTGGCGCGGCTCCCTCCACACGG